A portion of the Acidisarcina polymorpha genome contains these proteins:
- a CDS encoding choice-of-anchor D domain-containing protein, with protein sequence MIIRPLRSWVLIVACLLPSGLVAFASPQDTIAKPPLRPTHQANAKAFLAKRGWPGKQAATLLMQGRAASKRSANVREGIDPALATPTDSLLSQPWQPLGPAQISTTVYGLVTGRVSSIAVDPSDPTGNTIYVGTSGGGVWKSTTAAGPPAAVSFAPLTDDLPAFNQGDLASLSIGALSVQTGGTGVILAGTGDPNDALDSYYGSGILRSADGGLSWSLIANSNDLSVNSLTNFYFVGNAFAAFAWSVQSPNLVVAAVSQSAQGELVGATDLQSYNDIPRSVAGLYYSIDAGQTWLMATITDGPGRTVQTGLIPVAGGGNAATAVVWNPIRRRFYAAIRFHGYYESADGITFTRLSNQPGAGLTSTECPTNPNSIGSQACPLFRGALAVQPSTGDMFALSVDGNLLDQGLWQDVCSASSRTCVSNTVTFSQPLSATALENGQGAIFLGDYSLVLAAVPSTGDTLLFAGTQDIYRCSLAAGCVFRNTTNTNTCTAALVAPFQHAIDTTFAGGLSLMYFGNDSGLWRSTDDVGQTMQTCLPDDANHFQNLNNGIGSLAEVNAFAQDPTDSAIILAGIGVNGSAASSTASQNVWPQVLDGNGSYVAIDPSNPENWYAQSSIGVGIDLCASGSSCTPAAFGTPVIGFAQVGPDAYASSEGSPFILDPLNSANLILGTCHVWWGPADGASWSLANQLSELYPGEGPTCAGNGLLQSMAASSAVSTSETNTELIYAGMSGVGLDGPQAYAGHLFEATGINSRLSPAAWTDISASPVTNDLYGFNPADFSVSSITLDPHDPTGQTVYATIQGFDTILASTGSVYASTNAGVSWLNITSNLPGVPANSIAIDPNDANTVYVAIDTGVYITTAVTSCSVQNCWSLYGSGLPNSPVIQLATFNHAGQSLLRAGTYGRGIWQIPLITAAAAEATAATSPSSLSFAEQQVQTQSGAQTVTVTNTGTIPLIVAQTPVTGDFAAANGCSGPVAIGSGCTVQVTFTPTMTGVRSGKLTIYANVAQGQLTVPVSGTGLPGASVVLLPTSMNFGATLVGSSAIPPQNITISNTGGVAATLGTPVVTGDFSIVANTCSATLAPNFGCTVAIAFTPTLSGPRPGVFSISDSQGTQSATLLGNGVAPATDGVAPSALAFALQTVGTSSTPQVVILANSGDSPLNSVSASVTGDFQVVNGCGETLIGHSTCAFSVTYSPKQVGVENGVLTINDMYGKPQNVALSGLGLAPSGISVLPSAINFGTEAIGVPSPAQTVTVTNSGGIALGALTLAVQGPFSIVSTSCTSTLATGGNCSAQVEFLPTLSGLLSGTLTVGSSSIDNPLQVALSGDGFGFTLQPNGASSATVTAGQTANYLLQIIPDSGSTGMVSITCGSSPPGSDCIVNPSSVQLTSGVTTTVAVSIATGTLGATGAYATATTGKPSRGTALVLIALCLPFALLRFPATRRKGWWLAWVIVIAATPLGCGVSASVGKTSASTGGNPISTPSATYNPVVTATGSGATQSVQLTLVVE encoded by the coding sequence GTGATCATCCGGCCACTCCGCTCGTGGGTTTTGATTGTCGCCTGCCTCCTTCCATCCGGGCTTGTTGCCTTTGCATCGCCGCAGGATACGATAGCCAAGCCTCCGCTACGCCCTACTCATCAGGCAAACGCGAAAGCGTTCCTGGCGAAGCGCGGGTGGCCGGGAAAACAGGCGGCAACCCTGTTGATGCAGGGACGCGCGGCCAGCAAGAGATCAGCGAATGTCAGAGAGGGGATTGATCCTGCGCTCGCCACGCCCACAGATTCCCTGCTCAGTCAGCCATGGCAACCGCTCGGACCGGCGCAGATCTCAACCACTGTTTACGGGCTGGTGACAGGCCGAGTTTCGAGTATCGCAGTCGACCCGTCGGATCCGACCGGCAATACGATCTATGTTGGGACGAGCGGTGGCGGCGTATGGAAATCCACCACTGCAGCAGGCCCTCCCGCTGCCGTTTCCTTTGCTCCTCTAACGGACGATCTACCTGCGTTCAATCAAGGCGATCTGGCTTCGCTGAGCATCGGAGCACTCTCGGTCCAAACGGGAGGAACTGGTGTCATCCTGGCAGGGACGGGAGACCCGAACGATGCCCTTGACTCCTACTACGGCTCCGGCATTCTCCGTTCCGCGGACGGTGGCCTGAGCTGGAGTCTGATTGCCAACTCAAATGACCTGTCTGTGAATTCGCTGACGAACTTCTACTTCGTTGGGAATGCCTTCGCCGCCTTCGCCTGGAGTGTACAGTCTCCGAACCTTGTCGTTGCCGCTGTCTCTCAATCGGCGCAAGGAGAACTGGTCGGCGCGACGGATCTTCAAAGCTATAACGACATTCCGAGGAGTGTCGCCGGCCTTTACTACTCGATCGATGCTGGGCAGACGTGGCTTATGGCCACGATAACCGACGGGCCGGGCCGAACCGTGCAGACCGGCCTGATCCCCGTCGCCGGCGGAGGAAACGCGGCGACCGCGGTGGTGTGGAACCCGATTCGCAGACGCTTTTATGCAGCCATCCGCTTCCATGGATATTACGAGTCCGCGGATGGAATTACATTCACTCGCCTCTCGAATCAGCCAGGCGCCGGCTTGACGTCGACCGAGTGTCCGACCAACCCGAACAGCATTGGGTCGCAGGCGTGCCCGCTCTTCCGCGGAGCGCTGGCGGTACAACCCTCCACCGGAGACATGTTCGCTCTCAGTGTGGATGGCAATTTGCTCGACCAGGGGCTCTGGCAGGATGTATGCTCAGCGTCCTCTAGAACATGTGTGTCAAACACTGTTACATTTAGCCAACCGTTGTCTGCCACCGCGCTCGAAAATGGCCAGGGCGCGATTTTCCTCGGCGACTACAGTCTGGTGTTAGCGGCGGTGCCCTCCACTGGGGATACACTTCTCTTCGCAGGGACGCAAGATATTTATCGCTGCAGCCTTGCGGCGGGTTGTGTCTTTCGCAACACCACGAACACGAACACCTGCACCGCCGCCCTGGTCGCCCCCTTCCAACACGCGATCGACACGACCTTTGCCGGCGGCCTGTCGCTGATGTATTTCGGCAATGACAGCGGGCTCTGGCGGTCGACCGACGATGTGGGCCAGACGATGCAAACCTGTCTCCCCGACGATGCGAACCATTTTCAGAACCTTAACAACGGCATCGGATCGCTCGCCGAGGTGAATGCCTTTGCGCAGGACCCCACCGACAGCGCAATCATCCTCGCCGGGATCGGCGTGAACGGATCCGCCGCTTCATCGACCGCGAGTCAAAACGTCTGGCCTCAGGTTTTGGACGGCAACGGCAGCTATGTGGCCATCGACCCGTCAAATCCCGAAAACTGGTACGCGCAGAGCAGCATCGGAGTTGGGATTGATCTATGCGCGAGCGGCTCTTCCTGCACTCCGGCTGCATTCGGCACACCCGTCATCGGATTTGCTCAAGTCGGGCCGGACGCCTATGCATCATCCGAGGGATCACCGTTCATCCTTGATCCGCTGAATAGTGCGAACCTCATCCTCGGGACTTGTCATGTCTGGTGGGGCCCTGCAGATGGAGCATCCTGGTCACTAGCCAACCAGCTTAGCGAACTTTACCCGGGCGAAGGACCTACCTGTGCCGGCAACGGGTTACTCCAATCAATGGCTGCGAGCAGTGCGGTCTCTACTTCGGAAACCAACACCGAGTTGATCTACGCTGGGATGTCGGGGGTGGGTCTGGACGGTCCGCAAGCCTATGCCGGCCACCTCTTCGAAGCGACCGGGATTAATTCCCGCTTGTCCCCTGCCGCCTGGACGGACATATCTGCGTCGCCGGTGACGAACGACCTCTACGGCTTCAATCCTGCGGATTTCAGCGTCTCGAGCATTACCCTCGATCCTCACGATCCGACCGGTCAAACCGTCTACGCGACGATCCAGGGGTTTGACACTATTCTTGCGTCAACTGGCAGCGTTTACGCCTCGACCAACGCCGGCGTCAGCTGGCTGAATATTACCAGTAACCTGCCTGGCGTTCCCGCGAACAGCATCGCGATCGATCCCAATGATGCGAATACTGTTTATGTGGCCATCGATACTGGCGTTTATATCACCACCGCGGTTACGAGTTGCTCGGTTCAGAATTGCTGGAGCCTCTACGGATCGGGACTGCCCAATTCACCAGTGATCCAGCTGGCGACCTTCAATCATGCCGGACAGTCTCTTTTGCGTGCAGGGACCTACGGACGTGGTATCTGGCAGATTCCCTTGATCACTGCGGCTGCCGCAGAGGCGACCGCAGCCACATCTCCATCCTCGCTGTCGTTTGCAGAGCAGCAAGTACAGACTCAAAGCGGCGCACAGACAGTCACGGTTACAAATACTGGAACCATTCCCCTGATCGTAGCCCAAACGCCGGTGACGGGCGACTTTGCGGCGGCGAATGGTTGCAGCGGGCCGGTCGCTATAGGAAGTGGCTGCACCGTGCAAGTGACGTTCACGCCGACGATGACCGGTGTTCGCAGCGGGAAATTAACCATCTATGCGAACGTCGCTCAAGGACAGTTGACCGTGCCGGTCAGCGGCACCGGACTACCTGGCGCGTCGGTGGTTTTACTGCCAACCTCGATGAACTTCGGTGCCACACTAGTAGGCTCGTCGGCAATCCCACCGCAGAACATCACCATATCGAACACTGGCGGTGTCGCAGCGACACTCGGGACACCGGTTGTGACTGGCGACTTTTCAATTGTGGCGAATACCTGCTCGGCGACGCTCGCTCCAAACTTCGGTTGCACCGTGGCCATCGCCTTCACCCCGACCTTGTCGGGTCCGCGCCCGGGCGTCTTCTCCATCAGTGACAGTCAAGGGACACAATCGGCGACGCTTCTGGGTAATGGCGTCGCTCCGGCCACCGATGGCGTCGCGCCGTCCGCTCTCGCTTTTGCGCTACAGACTGTCGGCACCAGCAGCACTCCGCAGGTGGTCATTCTAGCCAACTCTGGGGATTCGCCTTTGAACTCGGTGAGTGCATCCGTGACTGGCGACTTCCAGGTCGTCAATGGCTGCGGGGAGACACTGATCGGCCACTCCACATGCGCGTTTTCAGTGACCTATAGCCCCAAACAGGTGGGAGTTGAGAATGGTGTGCTGACGATCAACGACATGTATGGAAAGCCTCAGAACGTTGCCTTATCAGGTCTGGGTCTGGCGCCGTCCGGGATTTCCGTCTTACCTTCAGCAATCAACTTCGGCACCGAAGCCATCGGGGTGCCGAGTCCTGCGCAGACCGTTACTGTTACAAACAGCGGCGGAATAGCATTAGGCGCGCTCACCCTCGCGGTGCAAGGCCCATTTAGCATCGTCTCAACAAGTTGCACCTCCACGTTGGCGACCGGAGGAAATTGTTCGGCCCAGGTCGAATTCCTCCCCACTCTCTCGGGCCTCCTTTCAGGAACGCTGACGGTCGGAAGCTCTTCGATTGATAATCCGCTGCAGGTCGCGCTTAGCGGCGACGGTTTTGGGTTCACCTTGCAACCGAATGGGGCGTCGAGTGCAACCGTCACCGCCGGGCAAACCGCCAACTATCTTTTGCAGATCATTCCGGATTCGGGATCAACCGGGATGGTGTCAATCACCTGCGGCTCTTCGCCTCCAGGCTCTGACTGCATCGTGAACCCGTCCTCGGTGCAGCTGACGAGTGGAGTCACCACAACGGTTGCGGTTTCGATTGCAACTGGAACCCTTGGTGCGACAGGAGCCTATGCGACCGCCACAACTGGTAAGCCATCTCGTGGAACGGCGCTGGTTCTGATAGCGCTGTGCTTGCCGTTTGCTCTTCTTAGATTCCCTGCCACTCGGAGGAAGGGATGGTGGCTAGCCTGGGTAATCGTCATCGCAGCGACCCCGCTAGGCTGCGGAGTCAGTGCCAGCGTTGGCAAAACGAGTGCGTCGACCGGGGGAAATCCGATCTCGACGCCATCAGCGACCTATAATCCCGTCGTGACGGCGACTGGCTCAGGAGCGACACAGAGCGTCCAGTTGACCTTAGTTGTCGAGTGA
- a CDS encoding SDR family NAD(P)-dependent oxidoreductase: protein MSTLNGKVAVVTGASKGIGASIAEHFAASGAKVVVNYSSSKEGADRVVANIKAKGGDAIAIQANVAKQAEIEKLFAETKKAYGKLDILVNNAGIYEFSPLEEITAEHFHKQFDLNVLGLLLTTKEAVKLIGPEGGSIINISSIVGPMPMQTAAVYSATKAAVDAITVALSKELGARKIRVNSLNPGMVETEGVHAAGFAESDFRKQIEATTPLGRIAQPGDIATAAVFFASDDAGWVTGQTLILAGGQRQ from the coding sequence ATGAGCACACTAAACGGGAAAGTAGCGGTCGTCACCGGCGCGTCTAAGGGCATTGGCGCATCCATCGCGGAGCATTTCGCCGCATCAGGCGCGAAGGTGGTCGTCAACTACTCCAGCAGCAAAGAGGGCGCGGACCGAGTCGTGGCCAACATCAAAGCCAAGGGCGGCGATGCGATTGCGATCCAGGCCAACGTGGCAAAACAGGCGGAGATCGAGAAGCTTTTTGCAGAGACCAAGAAAGCTTACGGAAAGCTCGACATTCTGGTGAATAACGCTGGTATTTACGAGTTTTCACCGCTCGAAGAGATCACCGCTGAACACTTCCACAAGCAGTTCGATCTGAACGTTCTCGGCTTGCTCCTGACTACCAAGGAGGCTGTGAAGCTTATCGGTCCCGAGGGCGGCTCCATCATCAACATCAGCTCGATCGTGGGACCAATGCCGATGCAGACCGCCGCCGTTTATAGCGCAACCAAGGCAGCTGTCGATGCCATCACCGTGGCCTTATCGAAGGAGCTGGGAGCGCGGAAGATTCGGGTAAATTCGCTCAACCCCGGCATGGTCGAGACCGAAGGCGTCCACGCAGCGGGCTTCGCCGAGAGTGACTTCCGCAAGCAGATCGAAGCCACCACCCCGCTCGGCCGCATCGCGCAGCCTGGAGACATCGCGACTGCCGCAGTCTTCTTCGCCTCCGACGACGCTGGCTGGGTGACCGGGCAAACGCTCATCCTCGCGGGCGGACAGCGCCAGTAA
- a CDS encoding cupredoxin domain-containing protein, which translates to MVLRQFSSRIFTCRLLLSAIVLLLSMVPETRVSADEPPVPTIIVRAQRFSFTPNQITLKKGQPVKLIFLSEDVPHGLSVKGIGLRAEIHKGQRTEVSVTPAETGDFPGRCSVYCGSGHRDMEFLVRVVE; encoded by the coding sequence ATGGTCTTACGGCAGTTTTCATCGCGAATTTTTACTTGCCGCTTGTTGCTCTCTGCCATCGTTCTACTGCTCTCGATGGTGCCGGAGACGCGTGTCTCGGCCGACGAACCGCCGGTTCCAACCATCATCGTCCGTGCGCAGAGATTCTCGTTTACCCCAAACCAGATAACCCTGAAGAAGGGGCAGCCCGTGAAGCTCATTTTTCTCTCGGAGGACGTTCCCCACGGTTTGTCTGTGAAGGGAATAGGTCTAAGGGCCGAAATTCACAAGGGCCAACGGACCGAGGTATCGGTTACCCCGGCCGAGACCGGCGACTTCCCCGGCCGTTGCTCGGTATACTGCGGCAGTGGTCACCGAGACATGGAATTTCTCGTCCGTGTCGTCGAATGA
- a CDS encoding ArsR/SmtB family transcription factor produces the protein MVVVASRPTIKLAAEKPVLLGKREQLRIARALADPTRFEIFQQIAAGRCVACADLREHLSVTPPTVSHHLKELEAANLIEMARDGKFMNLTFRRDIWQAYLKELSRI, from the coding sequence ATGGTAGTCGTGGCCTCTCGACCCACCATCAAACTTGCTGCGGAAAAGCCGGTTTTGCTTGGCAAGCGCGAACAACTCCGGATAGCCCGGGCTCTGGCCGACCCGACTCGCTTTGAGATTTTTCAGCAAATTGCCGCAGGGCGCTGCGTAGCCTGCGCCGATCTCCGCGAGCATCTGTCGGTGACCCCGCCCACCGTCTCTCATCACCTCAAGGAACTCGAAGCCGCCAATCTGATTGAAATGGCGCGTGACGGAAAATTTATGAACCTGACTTTCCGTCGCGACATCTGGCAGGCATACCTCAAAGAACTTTCCCGGATCTAG
- a CDS encoding NRAMP family divalent metal transporter, producing the protein MLLTPERSEVPPRRRDPVQQFFRDLGPGLITGAADDDPSGISTYSVAGAAYGYTALWTALFSFPLMAAVQLMCARLGMVTGRGLASVIRTRYPPWVLWPACGLVVIANVFNIGADLGGMANAMQMVTGVPSYFWTPLFTAIIIALLFWTSYRTIARTFKWMTLILFAYVITAFLARPDWWAVLRSTFVPHIEWTRSYVSVLVGILGTTISPYLFFWQASQEVEEERKQGKIKVAQRRGATDAELAATRTDVVTGMLFSNVVMYFIILTTAATLHAHGLRSITTAKEAAEALRPLAGQGAYWLFTLGLIGTGMLAVPVLAGSCAYAVAEGAKWRHASLGSKPLAARPFYAVIAVAMLIGLALDFAGLDAVKMLFWSAVLNGVLAPPLVVLVVLLTSDEKVMGKRTNSRPLRYLGWACAVAMGGAALALLVL; encoded by the coding sequence ATGCTCCTGACACCGGAGAGATCGGAAGTTCCGCCCAGGCGACGGGATCCCGTTCAGCAATTCTTCAGGGACCTTGGTCCGGGATTGATTACTGGGGCGGCCGACGATGACCCTTCCGGGATCTCCACTTATTCGGTAGCCGGGGCGGCCTACGGCTATACCGCACTCTGGACGGCATTGTTTTCTTTTCCGCTTATGGCGGCTGTGCAGTTGATGTGTGCGCGTCTGGGCATGGTGACCGGCCGGGGACTCGCGAGTGTGATTCGCACTCGCTATCCGCCTTGGGTACTCTGGCCGGCTTGCGGGCTGGTGGTCATCGCCAATGTATTTAACATCGGCGCCGATCTCGGAGGCATGGCCAACGCCATGCAAATGGTGACCGGAGTTCCCTCTTACTTTTGGACGCCCCTCTTTACCGCAATTATCATTGCTCTTCTTTTTTGGACCTCGTATCGCACCATCGCGCGGACCTTCAAGTGGATGACCCTGATATTGTTCGCTTATGTCATTACGGCCTTCCTCGCTCGTCCCGATTGGTGGGCCGTTCTCCGATCCACATTCGTGCCTCATATCGAGTGGACACGAAGCTATGTGTCCGTTCTGGTGGGAATACTAGGCACAACGATTTCGCCGTACCTTTTTTTCTGGCAGGCATCGCAGGAAGTAGAAGAGGAGCGCAAGCAAGGCAAGATCAAAGTGGCGCAGAGGCGCGGAGCCACGGATGCCGAGTTGGCCGCTACGAGAACTGATGTCGTCACCGGCATGTTGTTCTCAAACGTGGTGATGTACTTCATTATCTTGACGACGGCGGCTACTCTTCATGCCCATGGACTCAGAAGTATTACGACCGCCAAAGAGGCGGCAGAGGCGCTGCGTCCGCTGGCCGGACAAGGCGCCTACTGGCTGTTCACCCTTGGGCTGATCGGGACAGGGATGCTGGCGGTGCCAGTACTTGCAGGTTCGTGCGCCTATGCGGTCGCGGAGGGCGCAAAATGGCGCCACGCGTCTCTGGGTTCTAAGCCCCTTGCGGCGCGCCCATTTTACGCGGTCATTGCAGTCGCGATGCTGATCGGCTTGGCTTTGGATTTTGCCGGGCTGGACGCGGTCAAGATGCTCTTCTGGTCCGCGGTTCTGAATGGGGTGCTGGCGCCGCCCCTGGTTGTTCTGGTCGTGCTCCTGACGAGCGACGAAAAGGTGATGGGGAAACGCACCAATTCAAGACCGTTGCGCTACTTGGGCTGGGCCTGCGCTGTAGCGATGGGCGGCGCGGCGCTGGCTCTGTTGGTGCTATAG